A stretch of the Arachis stenosperma cultivar V10309 chromosome 6, arast.V10309.gnm1.PFL2, whole genome shotgun sequence genome encodes the following:
- the LOC130935502 gene encoding uncharacterized protein LOC130935502 — MKPLPLNLHHTMLTESMTRFLTQYRNGVVQFNDFTSIFSRTLHSLPNPPLHLLWFYSALEFHNLRLQPSRTPTASLLEPSRASPPLLPSVTNLKDLFQLLVSCSSTCGSTKRIAALAPLLSQLYRLLVREKGLVKSEEGQGLIEGIVGYCSLACSDALRGHGGDEDEVVVLDSDFVDLIRVWMVDDEESGSDDCVRAFFPLVSEGFLKEMMMMKNGCEVGFLSGVVMCQALLLKLCLEFEPCSERLEMEKKLQGCAVQTITGFRNFCLLDILFRMMLEPVLPVISLLGLENSVLLKDVLFNSVMMIEYSFINPQAGVSLHAKNLKDVAITWLFVADLAIHSAREKGDHGKAMSYVNGFSKSCIPVQLINWVINQFGITRKISRPNVSTPIALIKWLLDVQDQGLAVFGGANHRAKANFFTSRSECMLPVIKHFFNNLDRNLPANSINGVIEPEKPDGDIEMVDSLDVCFADDDNIMSTPNTDGTRKRKEWIEDETKMQLKFMRCYQFQENSVRENSFVFRQ; from the exons ATGAAACCCCTCCCTCTTAATCTTCACCACACCATGCTAACGGAATCCATGACCCGTTTTCTAACCCAATACCGAAACGGCGTCGTTCAGTTCAACGACTTCACCTCAATCTTCTCCCGAACCCTTCactccctcccaaacccacccctTCACCTTCTCTGGTTCTACTCCGCCCTCGAATTCCACAACCTTCGCTTACAACCTTCTAGAACACCAACAGCATCACTTTTAGAACCTTCTAGAGCTTCTCCTCCTCTGCTCCCTTCCGTTACTAACCTCAAGGACCTCTTTCAGTTGCTGGTTTCTTGCTCCTCTACCTGCGGCTCCACCAAAAGAATCGCTGCACTCGCACCTTTGCTGTCTCAATTGTACCGTTTGCTGGTTCGCGAGAAGGGATTGGTAAAGAGCGAGGAGGGTCAGGGTTTGATCGAAGGGATCGTTGGTTATTGCAGCCTTGCTTGCAGTGACGCGCTTCGTGGCCATG GTGGTGATGAAGATGAAGTGGTGGTTTTGGACTCGGATTTTGTGGATTTAATTAGGGTTTGGATGGTCGATGATGAGGAAAGTGGGAGTGATGATTGTGTGAGGGCGTTCTTCCCTTTGGTGAGTGAGGGGTTTCTGAAagagatgatgatgatgaagaatggTTGCGAGGTTGGGTTCTTGTCTGGAGTTGTCATGTGCCAAGCTCTGTTGTTGAAACTGTGCTTGGAGTTTGAACCATGTTCTGAGAGATTGGAGATGGAGAAGAAGCTTCAGGGTTGTGCTGTTCAGACCATAACAGGGTTTAGGAATTTCTGCCTTTTAG ATATTCTTTTCAGGATGATGTTGGAGCCAGTTTTGCCAGTGATCTCCCTATTG GGTTTGGAAAATTCAGTTCTTCTAAAAGATGTCCTGTTCAATTCTGTGATGATGATAGAGTATTCATTCATCAATCCTCAAGCAGGAGTTTCACTACATGCCAAGAACTTGAAAGATGTTGCTATAACCTGGTTGTTTGTTGCTGACTTAGCTATACATTCTGCTAG GGAAAAGGGCGATCATGGCAAGGCTATGTCTTATGTAAATGGCTTCTCCAAATCCTGCATACCCGTTCAGTTGATCAACTGGGTTATTAATCAATTTGGCATAACTAGAAAGATCAGCAGACCAAATGTTTCCACCCCCATAGCCCTTATAA AGTGGCTTCTAGATGTTCAGGATCAAGGATTGGCGGTATTTGGGGGTGCCAATCATCGTGCTAAAGCTAACTTTTTTACTTCAAGATCTGAGTGTATGCTCCCAGTGATAAAACATTTCTTTAACAACCTGGATAGGAATCTCCCTGCAAATTCCATTAATGGAGTGATAGAGCCTGAAAAACCAGATGGTGATATAGAGATGGTTGATAGTTTGGATGTATGTTTTGCTGACGATGATAATATAATGAGCACACCCAACACTGATGGAACAAGGAAACGCAAAGAATGGATTGAGGATGAAACTAAAATGCAGTTAAAGTTTATGAGATGCTACCAGTTTCAAGAGAATTCAGTGAGAGAAAACTCATTTGTTTTCAGGCAATAA
- the LOC130934878 gene encoding F-box protein At5g07610-like produces MSDDKELISSLAEAIEGNNYLLTEILVRVPLRDVITFKRVSKRWLSLISAPYFSRIRTTVQRTTVSGVFLNPGINPVDPELTFFYLDKKIRRFRPKIPDNSSRILQSCNGLIMLFHPGKDVFMYNPTTGAKKLLPPPFPSFDESSFAFYSLAFDPLRFFGYKLICIFKSSKEDFYQTMIYSSESGAWKHCGSSFSAPYDMDFTHGVYFKNSVYWISINTKTTLRFDLNKECVKDDMPPLPPQPPDHNVADPSYLNFMRIYSGFDNNRYGYILAPACGYMNLVIFDYEFCISVFQLKEDSSSSSSSRSWVLMYSVDLRRTNLETVFHVNLIENYSFEGYEYSIIHLIEDGENEMALLLQRPDKVITLRLKDHTYYDVFDIKIKRNPRHYCSFPGVMGWYRAFEYVESLACV; encoded by the coding sequence ATGAGCGACGACAAAGAATTAATTTCTTCTTTAGCGGAAGCAATTGAAGGAAACAATTACTTACTCACTGAAATTCTTGTTCGTGTGCCTCTCAGAGATGTCATAACTTTTAAACGTGTCTCCAAGCGGTGGCTCTCACTCATCTCCGCCCCTTACTTCTCTCGCATCCGCACCACCGTCCAAAGAACAACAGTCTCCGGTGTGTTCCTAAATCCCGGCATCAATCCTGTAGACCCTGAATTAACATTCTTCTACTTGGATAAAAAAATTCGCAGATTTCGTCCCAAAATTCCCGATAATTCTTCACGGATATTACAATCTTGTAACGGCTTGATAATGCTCTTCCATCCAGGGAAAGACGTGTTTATGTATAACCCCACCACCGGAGCCAAGAAACTCTTGCCGCCGCCCTTTCCATCCTTTGATGAATCATCTTTCGCGTTTTACTCTTTGGCTTTTGATCCCTTGCGATTTTTTGGTTATAAGCTTATCTGCATTTTTAAGTCTTCAAAGGAAGACTTCTACCAAACCATGATTTACTCCTCGGAATCTGGTGCTTGGAAGCACTGCGGTTCTTCCTTCTCGGCTCCCTACGACATGGATTTTACACATGGTGTTTATTTCAAGAACTCAGTTTACTGGATCAGCATCAACACCAAAACGACTTTGCGTTTTGATCTGAACAAAGAGTGCGTGAAGGATGACATGCCTCCTTTACCACCGCAACCTCCTGATCATAATGTCGCTGATCCTAGTTACTtgaatttcatgagaatttaCTCAGGATTTGATAATAATAGATATGGATACATTCTTGCACCTGCGTGCGGTTACATGAATTTGGTTATATTTGACTATGAATTCTGTATAAGCGTGTTCCAGTTGAAGgaagattcttcttcttcttcttcgtcaaGGTCGTGGGTTCTTATGTATAGCGTTGATCTTCGACGCACAAATCTTGAAACTGTTTTTCATGTAAATCTTATTGAAAACTACTCTTTTGAAGGGTATGAATACAGTATAATTCATCTCATTGAAGATGGGGAAAATGAGATGGCTTTGTTATTGCAGAGACCGGACAAAGTTATTACTCTGCGGTTAAAGGATCATACATATTATGATGTGTttgacataaaaataaaaagaaatccCCGCCATTATTGTAGTTTTCCAGGAGTTATGGGGTGGTACAGAGCCTTTGAATACGTTGAGAGCTTAGCTTGTGTTTAG